GCCGACGCCTGTCACCTGTGCTACACCGCCCGCGACCAGCTCCGTGTCCGCTTGCCGGCATTCCTTGGGCCAGGGCAGATGTATGGCGAGGGGCTTTCATGAAGCCGGTCTCCGCAGCCTGGCAGGTCGGGTGCCCATGAGCCAGCCGCGCCCCGTGCTGGACTGGCTGCTCGAAAAGCGCGACCCCGGCGTGCGGTTCTTCGCCCTGCGCGACCTGCTGGGAGCGCCTGCCGATGACCCCAACTTGCTGGCCGCCCGCCGCAAGACGGTGCGCTCGTCGCCGGTGAAGGAGATTCTGCAGGCGATGCAGCCGCAGGGCTGGTGGGTCAAGCCCGGGCCGGGGTACTCACCCAAGTACACCGGAACGGTGTGGCAGATCATCTTCCTGGGCCAATTGGGCGCCGATGGCGAGAACGGTCGGGTGCGCAAGGCGGTGGACTACGTCCTCGATCACAGCCGTGCCCCGGAGCCGTACGGCGGCTTCGCGTGCAATGCCACCCCGGCCTCCTTGATTCACTGCCTGCAGGGGAACCTGTGCGCCTCGTTGTTGGAGCTCGGCTTCGCCGAAGACCCGCGCCTTGGGGAAGCGCTGGATTGGCTGGCGCGCAGCATCACCGGCGAGCGGATCGCAGCCGCCGATCAGCGCCACGCCGCGCCGCGCCACTTCCGCTCCGGCAACAGCGCCCCTGGCTTCTGCTGTGCGGCCAATGATCACCTGCCGTGCGCCTGGGGGGCAATCCCTGCCCTGGATGCCTTGAGCCGCATCCCGGTGCGGCGGCGCACACCCGCCGTCCGGCGGGCGCTGGCCGAGGGTGTCGGCTTCCTGCTGAGCCGCGACCCGGCCGCGGCTGACTACCCAATGGGTTACGCCGCCAAGCCCAGCCAGTCCTGGTTCCGATTCGGCTACCCGATGGGCTATGTCACCGACTGCCTGCGTACGGCCGAGGTGCTGGTGCGTCTCGGCCGCGGCCGCGACCAGTGTCTCCAGCCGCTGGCGGCGCTCATCCTCTCCAAGCGGCTTGCGGATGGCACCTGGCCGCTCGAGTACAGCTACATCGGAAAGACCTGGTTCGACCTGGGGGCCAAGCGCCAGTCCAACAAGTGGATCACTTTGCGCGCCCTGCGCGCACTTAAAGGTATGGGAGTAACGGTATGAAGACAATTGCCCTGGCAGGCAAGGGCGGAACGGGAAAGACCACGCTGGCGGCGCTTTTGATCCGCGCCCTGTTGCGCGCCGGCGCCACCCCGGTCCTGGCGATCGACGCCGATCCGGCGACCAACCTGCATTTGGCCCTCGGATTGCAGATGCCGGTCACCGTCGGGGACGTGCGCGAGGAGATGCTGCAGGCCGCCCAGGCCCACCAGCTGGGGGTCGCCATCAGCCGCCACGACTATCTGCGCCAGGAAGTGCGCCTGGCGCTAGAGGAGGGCGAGGCGGTCGACCTGCTGGCGATGGGCCGCCCGGAAGGCCAGGGCTGCTACTGCGCCGTCAACCACCTGCTGCGCCAGGTCGTCGATGAGCTGGGCCGCAGCTACGCTTACGTGGTGATCGACAATGAGGCCGGCATGGAGCACATCAGCCGGCGCACGACCCAGGATGTCGACCTGCTCTTGGTGGTGTCGGATCCGACGGTGCGCGGCCTGAAGACCGCGGCCGGCATCGGCCAGCTCGCCAAAGACGTCGAAGTCAATGTCAAGAACACCCTGCTGGTTATCAACCGGGTGCAGGGGGCGCTGCCCGAAGCGCTGCAGCAAGCGGTGCACGAGAGCGCCCTCCCGCTAGCCAGCCTGATCCCGGCCGATGACCAAGTCAACCAGCTGGATGCCCTGGGGCAACCCTTGATCTGGCTGGATGGGGAATCCGCCGCCGGCCGGGCGATCGACGCCCTGGCCGAGCGCATCCTGAGCACGATCTGACTTCAAGGAGCGAATCGATGTACAAGATTGGAGAGAACATCCACATCATCTCCCCCAAGGTCAAGGAGGCCATCACCAACCGCGAGGGGGCCTTCTTCGTCGACCTGGCCCGGCGGCAGAAGGCGGCCGGCGCCGATGCCCTGGACCTGAACGTCGGCCCGCGCAAGAAGGACGGTCCGGAGGTCATGACCTGGCTGGTCGACGTGATGCAAGAAGCGGTGCCGGGGATGACCCTGTCTTTCGATACCACCAATCTGGCAGCGATCGAGACCGGGCTGAAGAAGGTGGGCGCCAACGCCATCATCAACTCGACTTCGGCCGAGGAGGAGCGCCTGGCCAATGTCCCGCCGCTGGCCGCCCAGTACGGCTCGAAGCTGATCGCCCTGTGCATCGAGAAGAGCGGCATCCCGGTCAGCGCCGACGCCCGCGTGGCCATCGCCATGGAGAAGCTGATCCCCCGGGCGGAGGAAGTCGGCGTCCCGATGCAGAATCTGCTGATCGATCCGCTAATCCTGACAGTTTCCGGCTGCCAGGAGTACGTTCCACAGGCGATTGAAACCGTGCGTATGGTTAAGATGGTCATGGACCCACCCCCGATGACCGTCGTCGGCCTGTCAAACGTCTCCAACCAGGTGCCGGCGGAGATGCGGCCACTGCTCAATCGGGTCTATCTGGTCATGTTGATGGGGGTCGGCCTGGACGCGGCCATTGTCGATCCGTTGGACCTGGATCTGATGGAGACCATTCGGATTGTCGAGGCCCGCGACGACAGCACGCCTGTCGGCGCCCTGTACCTCAAGCTGCGGGATGTCGTCGCCGCCGGCGAACCGCTGGAGCCGGATCAGGTCAACTTGGCCGATCCGCTTCAGGCGGACGTCTGGAAGACGGTTCAGGTTCTGCTGAACAAGGTGATCTACACCGACTCGTACTTGCGACTGTAGGCGGTGCTGACATTGGCCCATCCGGGCGCAACCTGACGCCCGACCGGCGGACAAAGGAGCGTACACCCATGGTCGAAAGCACGCCGACTCCCACTGTGGAGGAGTTGTTGGCCAAGGCGACCCAGCCCTCGAAGGACGCCATGGTCCTGCATCCGTTCTACCGAGGCAAAGTCGAGGTAGCCCTGAAGTGCTGCGTCCGCAGCCTAGACGACTTCGCCATCTGGTACACCCCGGGGGTTGCCGCCTCCTGCCGGGCGATCGAGCAAGATCCCGAGCTTGTGTACGAGCACACGCATAAGTGGAACACGGTGGCCGTGGTCTCCGATGGCACGCGGGTCCTCGGCCTGGGCGATATCGGCCCCAAGGCCGGCCTGCCCGTGATGGAAGGCAAGGCGCTGCTGTACAAGTATCTGGGCGGCGTCGACGCCTGGCCGATCATGCTCGACACGAAGGACCCCGACAAGATCATCGAGACCGTGCTGTTGATCCAGCCGGGGTTCGGCGGAGTTAACCTGGAGGACATTTCCAACCCGAAGTGCTTCCGCATCCTGGACACCCTGCGTGCCAAGGCCGAGATCCCGATTTGGCATGACGACCAGCAGGGGACGGCCACGGTGACGCTGGCCGGGTTGATCAACGCCTTGAAGATCGTCGGCAAGCAGATCGGCGATGTGCAGATCACATTCATCGGCTCCGGCGCCTCGAATGTGGCCTGCGCCCGCCTGATCTTCTCCGCCGGCGCGGACCCGGCGAAATGCCGGGTGGTCGACAGCAAGGGCATCCTGCACAAGGACCGCCACGACATCGAGCTGCGGAAGGCCGAGTTCGTCGACAAGTGGAAGATGTGCCAGATCACCAATGCCGAAGGCCGGGAGGGCAGCATCGAGGACGCCATGCGCGGCGCGGATGTCGTCATCGGCCTGTCGAAACCCGGGCCGGGGGTGATCAAGCCCGAGTGGGTGCGGGCGATGGCCAAGGACGCGATCGTCTTCGCCTGCGCCAACCCGATCCCCGAGATCTGGCCGTGGGAGGCCAAGGAAGCCGGCGCCGCCGTCGTCGCCACCGGACGCTCCGACTTCCCCAACCAGGTCAACAACTCGCTGGGCTTCCCCGGCATCTTCCGCGGCACGCTGGATGTGCGCGCCAAGACGATCACCGATGCCATGTGCATGGCCGCCGCCACTGAATTGGCCACGATGGCTGAGGAGAAGGGCCTGAAGCCAGATTACATCATCCCGAACATGGATGAATGGGAGGTCTTCCCACGCGAGGCGGCAGCCGTCGCCATGATGGCCATCAAGGAAGGGGTGGCCGGAAAGACCATCACCTACGAAGAAGAACTCGAGAACGCCGGCCGGATCATCAAGCGGTCGCGCGGCCTGACCCAGAAGATGATGTCCGACGGCTTCATCGCCCTGCCCTAACAGCCCGGATGAGGAGTGAACCACGATGTATGACCTGATCATTCTCGGGGGCGGACCGGCCGGCCTGACGGCGACGGTGTACGCCCTGCGCAAGCGTCTGAAGGTTCTGCTGATCACCCGCGACCTTGGCGGCAAGACCAACTTCCGCCTGCAGCTGCCCTTCATCGAAAAGCACCTGGTGATCACCGGCGAAGAGGTCGTCAACCGTTTCGCCAACGAGATCGACTACCTGGAGTTCTCGCGCGTCTTCGACAAGGCGATCAAGATCGAGAAGCTGCCCAAGGGATTCCAGGTGCACACCCGCAACGGCCAGGCGTATTCCGCCCGGGCGCTGATCGTCGCCACTGGCGCCTGGGGCCAGCGGCTGGACGTGCCGGGCGAGAAGGAATACATGATGCGCGGCCTGTGCTACAGCGCCGTGTCGTATGCGCCGTTGTTTATCGAGCGCGACACGTGCGTCATCGGCGACTCGGCGCTGGCCATGCGCTCAACGGCCGAACTGGCCACGATCGCCCGCAAGGTCACTCTGGTGGCGCCGACTCACGGCGACCTGGACACACCGATGGGCACCCGCGTCCGCCAAGCGCCGAACGTCGAGATCCTGGAGGGCTACCAGGTCGAGTCGGTTCAGGGCGATGCGTACGCCCGCAAGATCATCGTCCAGGGAGACGGCGAGAAGCTCGAGCTGACTGCCGATGCCTTCTTCGTCGAAATCGACCTGGTGCCGCAGTCCGATATCGTGGCCGATCTGGTAAAACGTGACGTCTCCGGCCGGATCATCGTCGATGCCCGCAACCGGACTTCGTGCGAGGCCGTCTTCGCCGCCGGCGACGTGACCGATGTGATTTCCGAGCAGGTGCTGATCTCGATCGGCGAAGGCGCCAAGGCCGCCTTGTCCGCCTACGACTACCTGCTGCAGCAGCCTGACTGACACCCGGTCGGACGGCGGCAGCCCGCCGGGAAGGAGAAAGGTATGTCCCCGCCCCAAGAGATCGCCTACCGCCAGCTGA
The window above is part of the Anaerolineales bacterium genome. Proteins encoded here:
- a CDS encoding dihydropteroate synthase produces the protein MYKIGENIHIISPKVKEAITNREGAFFVDLARRQKAAGADALDLNVGPRKKDGPEVMTWLVDVMQEAVPGMTLSFDTTNLAAIETGLKKVGANAIINSTSAEEERLANVPPLAAQYGSKLIALCIEKSGIPVSADARVAIAMEKLIPRAEEVGVPMQNLLIDPLILTVSGCQEYVPQAIETVRMVKMVMDPPPMTVVGLSNVSNQVPAEMRPLLNRVYLVMLMGVGLDAAIVDPLDLDLMETIRIVEARDDSTPVGALYLKLRDVVAAGEPLEPDQVNLADPLQADVWKTVQVLLNKVIYTDSYLRL
- a CDS encoding NADP-dependent malic enzyme, with the protein product MVESTPTPTVEELLAKATQPSKDAMVLHPFYRGKVEVALKCCVRSLDDFAIWYTPGVAASCRAIEQDPELVYEHTHKWNTVAVVSDGTRVLGLGDIGPKAGLPVMEGKALLYKYLGGVDAWPIMLDTKDPDKIIETVLLIQPGFGGVNLEDISNPKCFRILDTLRAKAEIPIWHDDQQGTATVTLAGLINALKIVGKQIGDVQITFIGSGASNVACARLIFSAGADPAKCRVVDSKGILHKDRHDIELRKAEFVDKWKMCQITNAEGREGSIEDAMRGADVVIGLSKPGPGVIKPEWVRAMAKDAIVFACANPIPEIWPWEAKEAGAAVVATGRSDFPNQVNNSLGFPGIFRGTLDVRAKTITDAMCMAAATELATMAEEKGLKPDYIIPNMDEWEVFPREAAAVAMMAIKEGVAGKTITYEEELENAGRIIKRSRGLTQKMMSDGFIALP
- a CDS encoding NAD(P)/FAD-dependent oxidoreductase, which codes for MYDLIILGGGPAGLTATVYALRKRLKVLLITRDLGGKTNFRLQLPFIEKHLVITGEEVVNRFANEIDYLEFSRVFDKAIKIEKLPKGFQVHTRNGQAYSARALIVATGAWGQRLDVPGEKEYMMRGLCYSAVSYAPLFIERDTCVIGDSALAMRSTAELATIARKVTLVAPTHGDLDTPMGTRVRQAPNVEILEGYQVESVQGDAYARKIIVQGDGEKLELTADAFFVEIDLVPQSDIVADLVKRDVSGRIIVDARNRTSCEAVFAAGDVTDVISEQVLISIGEGAKAALSAYDYLLQQPD
- a CDS encoding AAA family ATPase, which codes for MKTIALAGKGGTGKTTLAALLIRALLRAGATPVLAIDADPATNLHLALGLQMPVTVGDVREEMLQAAQAHQLGVAISRHDYLRQEVRLALEEGEAVDLLAMGRPEGQGCYCAVNHLLRQVVDELGRSYAYVVIDNEAGMEHISRRTTQDVDLLLVVSDPTVRGLKTAAGIGQLAKDVEVNVKNTLLVINRVQGALPEALQQAVHESALPLASLIPADDQVNQLDALGQPLIWLDGESAAGRAIDALAERILSTI